The Neodiprion virginianus isolate iyNeoVirg1 chromosome 5, iyNeoVirg1.1, whole genome shotgun sequence genome contains a region encoding:
- the LOC124304822 gene encoding uncharacterized protein LOC124304822 isoform X2 has translation MRLLIICSVVLCLAVLQAQGDANSNKISTGLHSKHQKLASHKGGTEHVAVKPLIPMREKQTSTRKDLQSLVISKIQDLTNAINKCLIRIHDFAEKIGFNNVAKLLDDITAALQDFAENINLEAGDKIVVDGSKRL, from the exons ATGAGACTCTTGATAATCTGCTCCGTCGTTTTGTGCCTCGCGGTGCTTCAAGCACAAGGTGATGCCAATTCGAACAAAATCTCAACCGGTCTCCACTCGAAACACCAAAAACTCGCTAGCCATAAAGGGG GTACGGAACATGTCGCAGTGAAGCCCTTAATTCCCATGAGGGAGAAGCAGACCTCAACTCGCAAAGATTTGCAGTCCTTGGTGATTAGCAAGATCCAAGACCTTACGAACGCCATTAACAAGTGCCTGATTCGCATTCATGACTTTGCCG AGAAGATCGGTTTCAATAACGTCGCGAAGCTGCTGGACGACATCACAGCGGCTCTCCAAGATTTCGCAGAAAACATAAATCTCGAAGCTGGAGATAAAATT gtCGTAGACGGTTCTAAACGTTTATAA
- the LOC124304822 gene encoding uncharacterized protein LOC124304822 isoform X1, with the protein MRLLIICSVVLCLAVLQAQGDANSNKISTGLHSKHQKLASHKGGTEHVAVKPLIPMREKQTSTRKDLQSLVISKIQDLTNAINKCLIRIHDFAEKIGFNNVAKLLDDITAALQDFAENINLEAGDKIVRPSSFHHSMR; encoded by the exons ATGAGACTCTTGATAATCTGCTCCGTCGTTTTGTGCCTCGCGGTGCTTCAAGCACAAGGTGATGCCAATTCGAACAAAATCTCAACCGGTCTCCACTCGAAACACCAAAAACTCGCTAGCCATAAAGGGG GTACGGAACATGTCGCAGTGAAGCCCTTAATTCCCATGAGGGAGAAGCAGACCTCAACTCGCAAAGATTTGCAGTCCTTGGTGATTAGCAAGATCCAAGACCTTACGAACGCCATTAACAAGTGCCTGATTCGCATTCATGACTTTGCCG AGAAGATCGGTTTCAATAACGTCGCGAAGCTGCTGGACGACATCACAGCGGCTCTCCAAGATTTCGCAGAAAACATAAATCTCGAAGCTGGAGATAAAATTGTAAGACCAAGTAGCTTCCACCATTCCATGCGTTGA
- the LOC124304822 gene encoding uncharacterized protein LOC124304822 isoform X3 produces the protein MRLLIICSVVLCLAVLQAQGTEHVAVKPLIPMREKQTSTRKDLQSLVISKIQDLTNAINKCLIRIHDFAEKIGFNNVAKLLDDITAALQDFAENINLEAGDKIVRPSSFHHSMR, from the exons ATGAGACTCTTGATAATCTGCTCCGTCGTTTTGTGCCTCGCGGTGCTTCAAGCACAAG GTACGGAACATGTCGCAGTGAAGCCCTTAATTCCCATGAGGGAGAAGCAGACCTCAACTCGCAAAGATTTGCAGTCCTTGGTGATTAGCAAGATCCAAGACCTTACGAACGCCATTAACAAGTGCCTGATTCGCATTCATGACTTTGCCG AGAAGATCGGTTTCAATAACGTCGCGAAGCTGCTGGACGACATCACAGCGGCTCTCCAAGATTTCGCAGAAAACATAAATCTCGAAGCTGGAGATAAAATTGTAAGACCAAGTAGCTTCCACCATTCCATGCGTTGA
- the LOC124304821 gene encoding uncharacterized protein LOC124304821, whose product MKILFATVALCVALSQVEAEYKTNYHVYDDNDRSNIMVDKTEPGHRIFGFGNDLEADIDPWTRGLIQQIKVLTRTAESFMEDFKSYAMDSLVQLRDSLKDYGFYNLASLADEVRKFVRKNFRRSFDHEEPVRTRRTKSTNRRA is encoded by the exons ATGAAGATCTTATTCGCTACCGTTGCTTTATGCGTCGCCCTCTCTCAAGTCGAAG CTGAGTACAAAACAAATTATCACGTCTACGATGACAACGATCGGTCGAATATAATGGTGGATAAAACCGAACCCGGACACCGGATATTCGGTTTCGGCAACGATTTGGAAGCCGACATCGATCCGTGGACAAGGGGCTTGATCCAACAGATAAAAGTCCTGACCAGGACGGCCGAATCCTTCATGGAAGACTTCAAGTCCTACGCGATGGACAGTCTCGTACAGCTGAGAGATTCGCTGA AAGACTACGGATTTTATAATCTAGCGTCCCTCGCTGACGAGGTGAGGAAATTCGTGCGCAAGAACTTCCGGAGGTCCTTCGATCACGAGGAACCTGTCAGGACTCGCCGGACGAAATCGACAAATCGGCGAGCTTAA